GCTGGCGAAGGCAGCTTGCGCGACGCGCAATCGGCCTTTGACCAAGTGATCAGCTTTGCCGGCACGACGATTCACGATGACGATGTCGCCAGTGCATTAGGCCTCATTGGCCCAGAATGGCTCGCCCAGGCGGCCACAGCCATTGCCGATGGTGACAGTCCCAAGGTGTTGCAGGTGGTTCAATCGCTGGTTGAGCATGGTCATGATGTGCGTTACTTCTGTCGTGAGCTGATGGTGTGGTTTCGCCATCTGCTGGTACTGAACTCGGTCGGGTATGACAGCGAACTGCTGCCATTGAGCACTGCCGAGCTGAACGCGCTGCAGCCGCTCGCGCAACGCTTCTCACCAGCGGAACTGATCCGTGCCTTTCACCTGCTGACCGAGATTGAGCAAACGTTGAGATACACAACAGAGCCGCGATTTCAATTGGAAATCGGCTTGATCAAACTGGCGCAAGCAGGACGATTACGGTCGGTGGCCGAGCTGGTTGCTCGGTTGGAAGCTCTGGAGAAACGCGTGCGAAGCAGCGTCGGCGATGAGCGCGGCTCCGGTGGCAGTGATCGCCTTGCTTCAGCATCAGGCGTGGTGGCGCCGTCGCCAGCAGCGCCGGCCGGAGAGAAGCCGGAGCCCGCGACAGAGCGTTTGTTAAAGCCGAGACAATCGGAAGGAAGCAAACAGACGGCCACGGCTGTGGCGCCGGCGCTTCGGGCTGATGGCCTCCGAGCGCAGCTTCAAGCGGCGTTGAATGATCGCCGCAAGATGCTCCTGGCGGCCATGCTCGATGACGCTGCGAAGATCGAATTGGTAGGAGAGACACTGCGCGTGGTGTGTCGGGGAAGTGGCGGATTGCTGAAAGAGACATTGAGCCAGCGAGACCAGATTCGACTGATCGAAGCGACGGCCAGCGAGCTGGTCGGTCATCCCGTCAAGCTGCTGCTGGTGGTGGAAGATGAATCCCCTGCACCGACCCCACTGACGTCTTGGCGGCAAATGGCTGAGCAGGACCCAACCGTGCAAGCATTGATCAAAACATTCAAAGGGGAGCTGACCAATGTCAAGCCGAAAGCATAGAGCGCGGCAAGGGCAGTGGTGAGTTCGTTAATCGTGATCATGTTACAGCGGTTTTCAGACGGATGTTCAGGATCGGATGGGATGTTCAAGATCAAAGGCCCATCGGCACTGGGCAGCATGCCCGTCACGGATGAACACCCAAGCGAAATCCATTGTAGAGGACATCAACGCAGGTTGGAGGATAGCGCGTCGGCTGTTCTTTGACCGAGGAGGAGCAGATGAAATTTCCCGGTGGCATGAATATGAAAAAGTTGATGCAGGAAGCCCAACGCATCCAGGAAGACTTGCAGCGGGCGCTCGAAGAGATGCGGATTGAAGCGACAGCCGGCGGCGGCATGGTGACGGTAGTGATGTCGGGGCACAAACAGATTGTCTCACTGAAGATTGATCCGGAAGTGATGACCGATGCCGACATGCTACATGATTTGCTCATCGCGGCATTCAATGAGTGTAGTCGCAAGGTGGACGAAGCGGTGCAGCAACAGACGATGAAGAATTTGAATCTGCCTGGCCTTGGCGGTTTCTTCTCCTAGCGGGCCAGACAAGACCGGTGAGCGTTGCCGCTGTTGCCGCAATCAATGGAGAACCGCGCGTCGGCACGGCTCCCGGTGATTGAGCTTGTACTCAGGGATCAGAGAATAGGTCATGGTGGATTATGCCGAACCAATCCGTCGGTTGATTGACGAGCTGCGGCGATTGCCGGGCATCGGGCACAAGTCTGCACAGCGGATTGCGGCCTATCTGTTGCGCGTTCCGCCAGCGGATATTCGCCGATTGGTGGCCGCCATCGAGGCAGTTCGCGAGCAAATTGTGCTGTGTTCGAGTTGCCACAACTTCACCGATGTGGACCCATGTCGTTATTGCGCCAATGCGAACCGTGACCGTAGCGTGATTTGTGTTGTCGAGGAACCAACCAATCTCGTCACCATCGAGAAGACACGCCAATATCATGGGCTGTATCATGTGCTGCACGGCGCGCTGTCGCCGATTCGCGGTATTGGTCCAGACCAGTTGAAGATTCGCAGCCTGCTGGAGCGGCTGCGCGATGGGCAGGTCAAAGAGATCATCATTGCCACCAATCCAAACATGGAAGGCGAAGCGACGGCTCATTATTTGGCCCGCTTGTTAAAACCGTTAGGTCTGACCGTGACACGGATCGCTATGGGATTGCCGGTGGGCAGTGACTTAGAATTTGCCGATGAAGTCACGATGAACAAAGCGTTAGCTAATCGCCGCGAGATGTGACCAATTGCCATGATTGCCATGAAGACAACGTAGCAGGAGAGCACACGTATGGCGACTGATGTAGAAACAGCGCAACCGACTGAAGCACAACCGGAGCCAAAGCCGATGAAAGGCTATCAGACCAATTGCGACGAGAAAGATGCGAAAGGCAAACCTTGCTGGGGGCCATTGAAGATGTGGAATACAGCGCCCGATCAGATTCGGCAACGGATTCCCGCCGGCCATGTTGTCTACCGCTGTCAAGCATGCTGGCGTGTCTATCACGGCCCCGCGCACAATCACATGAGCCGTGGCGCTCAATCCCGTTAGAGCGGTCTGCGAATGAGTTTACTTCGGAAGCGCACGCTTACAACGTGCATGAACCCGCAAGACGGGGAGCCTCCAGGCGAAAGGCAATTGAAAATCGCTTTAATCAGCGTTGATGATCGCCCATGCGCTGTTCAGGATGTGGTCATCTGAATCCTGCCGGCAGCCGATTTTGTAACGCCTGTGGCGCGGGCTTGTCGGCGTCGCCATCGCTGGCCAAAGAGCTGAACGATGAAGAACAGGTCGTACTCGTGCTCCGGCCAAGCCTGATATTTGTCGTCTGCCGTTATCTGATTGCGCTGATGCTTATCGGAGCGGCCGGCGCAGCGTATTGGTTTGCCCAGCAATATCGTCCGGGCATTGTGCCGTGGTGGAGCTTGCTGATTGTCGGTGTGCTGTTGCTTCTGCCAGCGGTCTACCATCACATTTTGCGGCAGCGCGAGGTTTATACGCTGACCAACCGCAAAATCGAATTGACATACGGACTGATTGCCAAGCTGCGACGCAATATCCCACTGAGCAAAGTTCAGGATGTAACCGTCACGCAGACGGTCATGGAGCGGTTGCTCGGCATTGGCGACATCGTCATTGACAGTGCCGCGCAAGGGGGTAAAATTCCGTTGAGGAATATCCCGAGTCCGAGCCGATATGCTGACGTGATTTTGCACCAGGTTCAAGAATACCAACGATGAGCGCGAGACGAATTCAATTAGTCACTCCGCGGCGGTTGTTAGCTGCCGGTCTGTGCTGCTGGGTGTTGATGAAAGGCGGCGCGGTTTGCGCACAATCGCAAGGGTCTCGGATTATCGAAGTGCAGCCCGTCAGTATGACCGCTCGATTGTTGCCGGCGCGGCTGGGCCAGTGGCAGTTGAACGGTTCGGTGTTGCCGCTGAGCCATGCGGCGTTTGTGAGCAGTCATCCCGAACGCGGTCAATTGCTCGGCGAATACGGCTTGCGCGATGTAGCGATTGCCGACTACCAGCGGGCTGATGGTCGCTCGGTGCGTGTGGAGATTTTTCGCCTGATTCACTTTGTCGCTGCCTATGGCGCCTATTCACTCGAACGGAGTATTCAGGCTCAACCGATCAACATCGGCACTGAAGGAGCGGTAGAATCGAACCGGCTGAGCTTTTTCAAAGGCGAATACTATGTCTGCTTGACTGCGCGATCCGATGCGATTGACAGCGCGACGTTGATTGAGCTGGCGCGGCGCCTCGATGAGCGCATCGCGCCACGGCACTCGGAAATTCCTATTCTCATGCAGCACATCCCATCGGAGAGTCTCTTGCCGGGCACGCAACGCTTCATTGCCGGGCCGTTGGCGCTGAACCGATTGCTCGGACCGCAGGAGCCGTATGACCCGTTCATGCTGGCCAGCGAAGCCGTTGAAGCGGCATTGGCGGAGTATCAGGTGGGGGGTGTTCAATCACCGTTGCTGATTGTGGAGTATCACACACCGCAACTGGCGGCGGCGGCCTATCCGCAAGTGCAACGCGCCATCGAGGCCTTGCCGGAAGCTGAGCGCAGCCGTCGGCTGCTCAAACGCGAAGGCAATTACATCATCGTCGCGTTCAACGTCAACGACCGTCAGGCCATGCAAGCGATCGTGGACCAAGTTGACTATACGCCGACGATTCATTGGCTGAAAAAGAGTCCATTGGAAATGCTGCGCGAGTTGCAGCCTGATCCCGAACAAATATCGTTGATTGATACGTATCTGGCTGCTTTTGCTTTCATCGGGTTATCACTACTGGTGACGATTACCGGCGGTGTGCTCCTGGGGACTGCTATTTTCTTCTGGCGACGGTGGCGGCGGCGCAATTGGGAAGGATTCACCGACGCCGGCGGCATGATGCGCCTCAATTTGGATAATCTGTTGCCACCGATTGATGAGGACGCGGTTAAACGCTTGCCGGGAAAGTAGACCCGTTGTTCGCGTCGCCGATGCTTCGTCCCGGTGTTTTTTGGCTCGGCGCTTGATTGCTTTGGCAACTTGCTCAAATGCGAGTTGAGCCGGCGCTCAACCTCAATCGTCTTGTCCTTCGTTGATCCACATGAACCGGAGCCATGTGACGCTGGTGGCTTGCTTGGTTTATCGGTTCAGGCCTATGATTCCCGTTGGGAGAGATATTAACGTGAAACGATTTCTGATCATATTTGCCCTTGTGGTGGGGCTGCACGCAGTCGCGGTTGGTCAAGACCCGCGTCAGCCGCCACCAAGTCCCGGAGCGCCCAAGCCGGGCGGCCGTAGTGGCATTGATTTTGGCGGCAAAGTGCGCGACGAGCTGTTGCCGAATCCCTATCGTTTCAATGCTGCATTGAGCGTGGTCATGCAGGCCGTGCCCGAAGTCATCAAGCAACAGAAGCTCACGCTTGATCAGGAAAAAAGCCGGCCTCACGAGGGATTGTTCATCACCACGCCTTACGTTTTCACTCGTGGCAATGTTGTGAGCCGAGCTGAATTGGAGCGCGTGTCACAGTTGCCGGTCGCTGAGGCGCGGTCGTGGGCCAGCGGCCGGTATCGGCTGGAGATCCGCGTCAGTCCGGTTGAGGCGACCACCACGCAAGTGCTCGTGACGGCGGTGATCGAAGGACTGGCTCAGGACACGCTGTCGAGTAAATGGGTCCCCTGTGTCTCGTTGGGTGTGCTGGAGAATGATCTGCTCAAGGCACTGCGCAACTACATTGACTTGCAGTAACGAGTCAGCACCTTCCGCCGCAGCACCGAATCAGAGTAACGAGTGAAACAGGAAACACAATTCGAAGATTGTCCACTGCCGCCAACAGAGCTGCAGATCCGCGACAACACCCTATGAACGCAGTCTCAAGATGTACAGGCCGGTGTTAATATCGCTAATGAAGATCAACTCATTCTGCGCGTAGACGCCCCAAACGAGCGATTTGCCGCCCTGCGGCCCGCGCCCATCCGTTCGATCAGGCGGCACGAAAAATCCTATCTCGCGGGGCGTGGTCGGATCAGCAATATCCAGCACGCGCACGCCATCGGAGTACCACGAAACATAAGCCGTGCGTCCGATGACAAATGGATTGTGAATGGTATACCAGCCGCTATCCGGCGGAGGGCATCGGCGTGTGTTCGGTGTCGCAAACGAGCTGATCTGCTGAGGGCGAGTTGGATCGGAAATATCAAAGATGCGCAAGAAGCCCCAGGTCGCATTGGGATCGCCCCGGAGCGTGGCGCGTACTGCCTGACCGCTAGCCAGAGCAGCTTTGAGGCGGTTGCCATCCTCCAGTGAAATCATGGCGCTCGGAATGGTGATGCCCGTGCTATCGCCGCCCGGCGCAATTGGGCTACCAGGAACATTGTTCACGATAAGCGCCGCAATAGCTCCGGCCTGTTGCGCACGCAAAATCTTATCGCGGAACGTACACGTGCCGCGATCAATCAGCGCAATTCTTCCGCTTGGAGAACTGAGCAACATGTCACCATCGCAACCACGGCCCACATAAGCGAGCGCGCCACTCAATGGGTTCAGCCCGCAGAGTTGAGGGCCGAGGCTGCCTTCAGCTGCCGAAATTAAGCTAGCTAGCGGCAGCGGCTCAGTGATCTCTAGTTGGATGCCGCCGGGGCTGAAGTCTTCGTCGGCAGCCAGCAACAGGGCGCCGCCGTTGGCCGGCCATACTGAATGGGCATTGCCTTCTTCATTGGGCGCATAGAGAGTGCGTCCCAGATACCGCGGACTGGCTGGATCGGAAATATCCAACAAGATGAACCCGGCATCCCAGTAAGACAAATAAGCGATCCTGCCATCAGGACTCGGCGCTGCGCTGTGACAGAACACGTTGCCGCCTAGAGGCAATCCCAGCCCGGCTTGCACGCCCCAGTCGGCCACTTGTCTAGGACGGCGTGGATCGGTTGCTTCGACAATCCGGAAATCGCCACCCGCGCCGGCAGCCTCTGAACCTGGCACGGCCAACAACGCAAAGACACGGCCGCCGCGCTGAAACAGTGATAGCTCGTGCACGCCGCTGCTCATGGCGCCGGTACTCAAAAAGCCTAGTTGTTGCGCTCGTCGCGGATTGGTGACATCCCAGAATTGCACGCCACGCACGCCGCCGGCCCCCAACGGCTGCAAACCGGCAGCCAGCAGTGTCCCGCGAAAATCGGCTGTATTGACCTCAATCGCGACGACATCTTCATAGGAACTGCTCGAATTGGTGACGAGTGTAGCGATTAACTGCGGATTGGTCGGGTTGGACACATCCACGATTTTGACGCCAGCGCCTGCATCTCGTGTGCCCAGGTAGACGAACGAGCCGTGAACCCAGATGTCGGCCAGCATCACGCCACCGACGGCATGGTGACTGATCAGTTCCACTCCATGAGCCTGTTGAACGATGGCTGACCTCACACCTGCCAGCGGCATCAGCCATGACACGGCGCTCAGCATCAATGCAACACTGATAAGCAGCAAGCGTTGTTTCACGGTTGATGACTCCGGTTAACGCGTTCGTCGGCTGACGATGATGTTGTCAATGAACCAACCTTCAGCATCGTTGGTATTGGCATCAATCGTGTCAAAGTAAAACTGAATTTGAATCGTCTTGCCGGCGAATGCCGACAGATTGATCTCTTCGCGTTGGAACGATTCGCTGCCTAGAGCGCCGATGGTGTTGTTATTGATGAAAGCGACTTGCCAGACCTGGCCGGTCGCCGTCTCAATCACGCGCACGTAACCATTATCGCGAACCGTGGAGAAAACATCCTGCGCACGGAGGAAATGATCGAACGTGAGCACAATGGCGCTGTTGGGTGGAATCGTGGGCAAGTGGATCACAGGCGAGGTCAACGCACCGAAATTGCGTTGTCCGGTATTGTAAGTGCGCGTGTCTTGACGCCCGTAGTACCAGGCAGTTCCCCGTCGGAATGAGATATGCCAGAGCGCCGGCGCGCCGTTGCCGCTATCGCCAGTGACCGTCCATTCGCTTGCGCTCGATGAGACTGTGTCGGAGAAAATGATCTCGCGACCGGCTGGCAGCCGTGCCCATGGCGTGTCAAAAGCGTGAAAGACAACCGTATCATCCCCGTTATCCGCGCGAGCGGATACGCCCATGCCGCGCGCGGCAAACACGCTCCAGATGGCTGCTTGATGACGAGCGCCGTTGGCGACATCGGCAATCAAGATCGCATCACGGGCATCGAGCATGGAGGGATTGGACGGCGTGAATTTCAGGCCGTCGGTCATCAGTTGTTCGGCCACTTCCTTGCCCAGAGCTTCTCGCAAGTCCCACATGACGGTGGCCCAGATTTCACCGTCTTGATGCACCTGGGCGATGAACGTGCGCTCCAGCGCGAGGCCGCCGGTGATGGGTTGGCCAGCCAGCGTCAATCGAGTGAGCGGACCGCGCCGATTGCCAAAATCGCCGTAGGTAAGCGAATTGGCTGCATAGTTGACACTGCGAATTCCAATGTGATCGCGGCCCGTGCTGTATTCGCCGGTAACTGGATCATTGGTCAGAGTGTTGGCATAAGCATCGCTCCAGCCTTCACCCATGGCGCCACTTTGAAAGCTGGAGAGCGAGCTGGCATCGTAGGCATTGCCGACCATCCGCGTCGTCAAGCCATGCGTTGCTTCATGGTAGATGACGTCCGCATCAAGCGCCGAATCAGCCTGACGGAACGGCGGCGAGGTGAACAAGTAAAAGCCAGAGAAGCCGGGTCGGCCATCTTCCGCCGTGCCGAAAAAGGCATTGTTAACGCCTGTGTGCTGCGGCCAGATCATGATGGGATCGTTGCCCACGCCGCCACGCCCGAAGTTATCAGCTTGAAAATTGCCGGCAGCTTCATCAAAGCCGAGCTTGTACAGATAATCGTGATACAGGTTGAAGTGATAAAACACGTTGGTGGCAACAGCGTCCAGTTCGATCGAGGGGAATTTCTCAGCCAGGCCATCGCGCCAGCCGGTGAGCGAAGTGATCGCGCTGAAGTCCACAGCTCGTAAGTTGAAGTCGTTGGCGCCACGGCTGACGCCGACGAGCGCATCGGTCGCGCGGATACCATTATACGAGAGCTCAATCACGCCATCTGCGAGCAACGTGATCTGGAAGGTATTGGCATCGGCAGCGCCAAATTGTGGCACTCTGTTCCAGGTGATCACCAGACGGTCGGCATCACGTCGAACGAACAAGCCGCTGCCCTGAGGCAGCGCGCTCAGGTCCAGATCGTCCCACAGCGCAGCAATGCGCGGCGAGGCCATGATCATGTCGGCGAATGATTCCGTCGCATCAGAGTTGGCGCCAGTCCAGGTGATGTTCCCATTGGCGTTGATGAATACGGTGTTACGCACCGTGCCGAAAAACGGAAAGGAAAATCCTAAAGCCTGGCTGACCGAGCCATCGTCTCGGTCAGGCCGCAAACGCGACGTTATATCCGTTCCCAGGTTCGCGTCGAATCGCAATGGCTCGATGCGCACGTCATAACCGCCGGCGGCATTCGGCGTGAAGCGCAGCGTCGTCCTATCCAGATCAAATGCGTTCAATCCCTCTGTGGCATAGACGTTGGCGAACGGGAAGTGAAACCGCTGCTCGGCATTGAAGGCCAGCGGCAACGTCAGCGCGTTGTTGCCTTGTGTGCCTGTATTCGGCCAGGGTGACACCCATGAATTGGGCGAAGCAATCGGATCGCCGGCAAACGAGCGTAGCACTTGAGGTCCCCGATCAGGGTGAACGTCAAAGACCAGTCCGTCAGGTTCACTGAATTTTATCAGGTTGTGATGGAATAAGATTTCGCCTGTCTCAGCGTCAACTAATATGTCGTACCAAGCTAGCTCGTCCATCAAGTGGAGGCGCACTTTCCAAGCGAGGCGGGCGCGGTCGGCAGCCGGGAAAATGGTCAGCTTGGCTGTCGGTTCGCTGGTAAACGGACCCTGTTCAAACGTCGTGGCCTGCTCGACGCTGGTGGCGACAGCCGTGATCCGTGGTGTGAATGCCAGATGCGGCGCCATGTAATCGGCTGCGCGTTGCACCGCCTCCGTGGCCGACAGCCGCGGCGTCATCGAGGCAACTATGTCGGGGAAGTAATTGGCATTGACCGAAAGAATCTGCCCGTGCCGGTCTATGTTGACTTTGATGTCGCCTTGGAACACATCAAGCCCGTGATAGAACTGTTTGAAGACGACATGCCTGACACCGTTGTGTCTCGTGCGAAAATTTTTGGCAACGACCAGTTGGCTGATGTCACGCTCGGTCAGTCGCCAGAGTGTCCTGTGTGCCCGCAAATAATCGCGCGCAATGGTGAGCGCGTCAGCCTGACGCGGCGCCGTCAACCGCTCAGCTAGACTGAAGACATGACGTGGCACGCCGGTAAATGGATCGAAGCGGACTTCAAGCCCCTTGATCTGCGCTTGCAGGCGCTGCACCACAGCCAGTTGGGCCGGCGTCGGCGAGTGGCGCGTCCCCGTCACGGAACGACGTATATCGTAGGTGTCCTCCAATCGCAAGGATTCAACCGATTGCATCGGCTTTGTATCCGAAGTGATCGGCTTCTGTGCCGATGTAGTGAACGGCACACACAACGAAACCAGCAGGCTCATTGTAATCGCAATGTTCGCCAGTGAACGAATCTGAGAGCGACGAACCATAAACCGCCTCCTTCCTGCTAAGCTCCTTGCCTCGCAGCTCGGCCAGAGCAAGGCTATGAGCCTGCATTTATGCCATGAAACTGACAGGCAAGGCAAGCGAGTTCGCGGCGTTTCAGGTGATGGATTGGATTCGGCTCGCTGGTATGGGATAATTGTGCGTCATGAAGCACACGCCGAGTTTATTTGAAGCGTCGCCAACCGAGCCGCGCGCGCTGGAAGGTCAGCCGCTAGCTGATCGGCTCCGTCCACAAACGTTGGATGAGTGCGTTGGTCAGGAGCACTTGATTGGGCCGGGCAAGCCACTGCGCCGCATGGTTGAACGAGGCCAACTAGCCTCAATGATTCTGTGGGGCCCGCCCGGCAGCGGCAAGACGACACTGGCGCGTATCCTAGCGAACCAGACAAACGCGCACTTTGCGCCGTTCTCCGCTGTGTTGGGTTCAATCAAAGAAATTCGCCAGGTCATGCTGACGGCGCAGAAAGTTCGCCGGCAGGCAGGCCGTCGAACCATTCTATTTGTTGACGAAGTGCATCACCTGAACAAAGCTCAGCAGGATGCCTTTCTTCCGTTCGTCGAGCGTGGCGACGTAAT
The sequence above is a segment of the Blastocatellia bacterium genome. Coding sequences within it:
- the dnaX gene encoding DNA polymerase III subunit gamma/tau, with the protein product MGYQVIARKWRPQTFEDVVGQEPITRTLYNAVADQRLHHAYIFAGPRGVGKTTTARILARALNCVNGPTPHPCGQCAACVEIAQGHSIDVLEIDAATHTQVDNVREVIINTIATTPARDRYKIFIIDEVHQLSNHAFNALLKTLEEPPPHVLFIMATTERHKVPETILSRCQFFEFRLIPENKIYERLRLIAEQERISISETALRRIARAGEGSLRDAQSAFDQVISFAGTTIHDDDVASALGLIGPEWLAQAATAIADGDSPKVLQVVQSLVEHGHDVRYFCRELMVWFRHLLVLNSVGYDSELLPLSTAELNALQPLAQRFSPAELIRAFHLLTEIEQTLRYTTEPRFQLEIGLIKLAQAGRLRSVAELVARLEALEKRVRSSVGDERGSGGSDRLASASGVVAPSPAAPAGEKPEPATERLLKPRQSEGSKQTATAVAPALRADGLRAQLQAALNDRRKMLLAAMLDDAAKIELVGETLRVVCRGSGGLLKETLSQRDQIRLIEATASELVGHPVKLLLVVEDESPAPTPLTSWRQMAEQDPTVQALIKTFKGELTNVKPKA
- a CDS encoding YbaB/EbfC family nucleoid-associated protein, with product MKFPGGMNMKKLMQEAQRIQEDLQRALEEMRIEATAGGGMVTVVMSGHKQIVSLKIDPEVMTDADMLHDLLIAAFNECSRKVDEAVQQQTMKNLNLPGLGGFFS
- the recR gene encoding recombination mediator RecR, giving the protein MDYAEPIRRLIDELRRLPGIGHKSAQRIAAYLLRVPPADIRRLVAAIEAVREQIVLCSSCHNFTDVDPCRYCANANRDRSVICVVEEPTNLVTIEKTRQYHGLYHVLHGALSPIRGIGPDQLKIRSLLERLRDGQVKEIIIATNPNMEGEATAHYLARLLKPLGLTVTRIAMGLPVGSDLEFADEVTMNKALANRREM
- a CDS encoding PH domain-containing protein, translating into MRCSGCGHLNPAGSRFCNACGAGLSASPSLAKELNDEEQVVLVLRPSLIFVVCRYLIALMLIGAAGAAYWFAQQYRPGIVPWWSLLIVGVLLLLPAVYHHILRQREVYTLTNRKIELTYGLIAKLRRNIPLSKVQDVTVTQTVMERLLGIGDIVIDSAAQGGKIPLRNIPSPSRYADVILHQVQEYQR
- a CDS encoding M36 family metallopeptidase — encoded protein: MVRRSQIRSLANIAITMSLLVSLCVPFTTSAQKPITSDTKPMQSVESLRLEDTYDIRRSVTGTRHSPTPAQLAVVQRLQAQIKGLEVRFDPFTGVPRHVFSLAERLTAPRQADALTIARDYLRAHRTLWRLTERDISQLVVAKNFRTRHNGVRHVVFKQFYHGLDVFQGDIKVNIDRHGQILSVNANYFPDIVASMTPRLSATEAVQRAADYMAPHLAFTPRITAVATSVEQATTFEQGPFTSEPTAKLTIFPAADRARLAWKVRLHLMDELAWYDILVDAETGEILFHHNLIKFSEPDGLVFDVHPDRGPQVLRSFAGDPIASPNSWVSPWPNTGTQGNNALTLPLAFNAEQRFHFPFANVYATEGLNAFDLDRTTLRFTPNAAGGYDVRIEPLRFDANLGTDITSRLRPDRDDGSVSQALGFSFPFFGTVRNTVFINANGNITWTGANSDATESFADMIMASPRIAALWDDLDLSALPQGSGLFVRRDADRLVITWNRVPQFGAADANTFQITLLADGVIELSYNGIRATDALVGVSRGANDFNLRAVDFSAITSLTGWRDGLAEKFPSIELDAVATNVFYHFNLYHDYLYKLGFDEAAGNFQADNFGRGGVGNDPIMIWPQHTGVNNAFFGTAEDGRPGFSGFYLFTSPPFRQADSALDADVIYHEATHGLTTRMVGNAYDASSLSSFQSGAMGEGWSDAYANTLTNDPVTGEYSTGRDHIGIRSVNYAANSLTYGDFGNRRGPLTRLTLAGQPITGGLALERTFIAQVHQDGEIWATVMWDLREALGKEVAEQLMTDGLKFTPSNPSMLDARDAILIADVANGARHQAAIWSVFAARGMGVSARADNGDDTVVFHAFDTPWARLPAGREIIFSDTVSSSASEWTVTGDSGNGAPALWHISFRRGTAWYYGRQDTRTYNTGQRNFGALTSPVIHLPTIPPNSAIVLTFDHFLRAQDVFSTVRDNGYVRVIETATGQVWQVAFINNNTIGALGSESFQREEINLSAFAGKTIQIQFYFDTIDANTNDAEGWFIDNIIVSRRTR